One Corvus moneduloides isolate bCorMon1 chromosome Z, bCorMon1.pri, whole genome shotgun sequence genomic window carries:
- the YTHDC2 gene encoding 3'-5' RNA helicase YTHDC2 has translation MSRPRNVPPRQSGGGTAGSGAPPAPGRGRGGRGLRDIRVDEEVEIAVNLALERFRYGEDREMEFPSSFTRTERAFVHRLCHSLGLISKSKGKGTNRYLTVRKKDGSELKRAVMTCALTPGTKHAVHTLIRNFPVTNKERTELLPKTERGNAYAVESENKEVNKTSGRLSDGIPQVPVKRGESEFDSFRQSLPVFEKQEEIVKIIKGHKVVLIVGETGSGKTTQIPQFILDDCHRNGTPCRIFCTQPRRLAALAVAERVAAERREKIGQTVGYQIRLESRVSPKTLVTFCTNGILLRTLMAGDSTLSTVTHVIVDEVHERDRFSDFLLIKLRDVLQSHANLKLIISSAALDADLFIRYFGCCPVIHIQGRPFEVKEMFLEDILRSTGYTNKEMVKYKKEKQQEEKQQSTLTEWCSTQESSSKLEPERPRSVPRATEECYLVGDGGDTVFNQLTEKDVNCLEPWLIKEMDSCLSNIWLHKDIDAFAQVFHLILTENVSVDYRHSETSATALMIASGRGFLSQVEQLISMGASIHCRSSNGWMAVDWAKRFGQTEVVDLLESYSASAGFGNLDESSLVRTSGGDLSAEDRELLTAYHHSFDDEKVDLDLIMHLLYNICHSCETGAILIFLPGYDEIVSLRDRILFDDRRFADNAHRYQVFMLHSNMQTLDQKKVLKSPPPGVRKIILSTNIAETSITVNDVVFVIDSGKVKEKSFDALSCVTMLKMVWISKASAIQRKGRAGRCQPGVCFRLFSKLRFENMLEFQTPELLRMPLQELCLHTKLLAPSSCSVVDFLMKAPDPPPALIVKNALQMLKAIDAMDPWEDLTELGYHLTELPVEPHLGKMVLCAVVLKCLDPVLTIACALAYRDPFVLPTLASQKRAAMLCRKRFTAGTFSDHMVLLRAFQAWQKARSDGWERAFCEKNFLSQATMQIIAGMRTQLLGQLRASGFVRARGGADIRDVNANSENWAVVKAALVAGMYPNLVHVDRGSLVLTAPKEKKVRFHPTSVLSQPQYKKIPPVNGQSAAVQALPTDWLIYDEMTRAHRIANIRCCSAVTPITVALFCGPARLPSNALQASSSCQGDGVSSDSSDSEMEDRKTSNVSLLKLDEWLNLKLDSEAAGLLLQLRQKWHSLFLRRMRAPSKSWSQVDEATVRAVVAVLTAEEQSAGLQQPSGIGQRPRPMASEDHLLASAWRSTNSRKSTAETEFSDSSNAEKVLMKSPRPMLHQPKQYKRRNILHSKQTSDDRSDQSSMKSADSSSFPSPCASPSSPISGKGSKSPSPRQYMPVRYFIMKSSNFQNIDISQQKGIWSTTPSNERKLNGAFWESVVYLIFSVQGSGHFQGFARMGSSIGCEKSQDWGSAGFGGVFKVEWIRKESIPFPFAHHLLNPWNGNKKVQISRDGQELEPQVGEQLLQLWDHIPLEGKSSTD, from the exons ATGTCGCGGCCCAGGAACGTCCCGCCGCGGCAGTCCGGCGGGGGCACGGCGGGCTCGGGCGCCCCGCCCGCGCCGGGCCGCGGCCGAGGCGGCAGAGGTCTGAGGGATATCCGCGTGGACGAGGAGGTGGAGATCGCGGTGAACCTCGCTCTGGAGCGGTTCCGCTATGGCGAAGACAGGG AAATGGAATTTCCATCTTCTTTCACTAGAACGGAAAGAGCGTTTGTTCACCGGCTCTGTCATTCACTTGGACTTATATCTAAAAGTAAAGG aaAAGGAACAAATCGATACCTAACTGTAAGAAAAAAGGATGGATCAGAACTAAAACGTGCAGTAATGACTTGTGCCTTAACTCCTGGTACAAAACACGCTGTTCATACTTTAATTCGGAATTTTCCTGTCACAAATAAAGAACGAACAGAACTTCTGCCCAAGACAGAACGAGGAAATGCCTATGCTGTTGAATCTG aaaacaaagaagtgaACAAGACAAGCGGACGACTTAGCGATGGTATCCCCCAGGTTCCTGTGAAAAGAGGGGAATCAGAGTTTGATTCCTTCAGGCAATCACTACCAgtttttgaaaaacaggaagaaattgtCAAAATAATAAAGGGCCATAAAGTTGTTTTGATTGTAGGAGAGACTGGATCAGGAAAAACTACTCAA ATCCCCCAGTTCATTCTTGATGACTGTCACAGAAATGGAACTCCCTGCCGTATATTTTGCACTCAGCCGAGACGTTTGGCAGCACTTGCTGTGGCTGAAAGAGTggcagcagaaagaagagaaaagattGGCCAGACGGTTGGTTATCAGATCCGTTTAGAAAGCAG GGTTTCTCCAAAGACACTGGTAACCTTTTGCACTAATGGCATACTGCTTCGCACGCTGATGGCAGGAGACAGCACCCTATCTACTGTGACACATGTTATTGTG GATGAAGTACATGAGAGGGATAGGTTCAGTGACTTCTTGCTAATAAAACTGAGAGATGTACTGCAAAGCCACGCtaatttaaaactaattatttCTAGTGCTGCTCTAGATGCAGATCTCTTTATTAGGTATTTTGGATGTTGCCCAGTAATACATA TCCAAGGAAGACCTTTTGAAGTTAAGGAGATGTTTTTGGAGGACATTTTACGAAGTACTGGGTATACAAACAAAGAGATGGTAAAGtacaaaaaagagaagcagcaag aagaaaaacagcaaagcacTCTTACTGAGTGGTGTTCTACTCAAGAGAGCAGTAGTAAGCTGGAACCTGAGAGACCAAGATCTGTCCCAAGGGCAACTGAAGAGTGTTATCTGGTGGGTGATGGTGGTGACACAGTATTTAATCAACTG ACTGAAAAAGATGTGAACTGCCTTGAACCATGGTTAATAAAAGAGATGGATTCTTGTCTTTCTAACATCTGGTTGCATAAAGATATTGATGCCTTTGCTCAGGTGTTCCATCtcattttaactgaaaatgtcAGTG TTGATTATAGGCACAGTGAAACCAGTGCAACTGCACTAATGATTGCTTCAGGGAGAGGCTTTTTGAGTCAAGTAGAGCAGCTGATCAGTATGGGAGCAAGTATCCACTGCAGATCATCTAATGGCTg GATGGCTGTGGACTGGGCTAAGCGCTTTGGACAGACAGAGGTTGTTGACCTGTTAGAATCCTACAG TGCTTCAGCAGGATTTGGAAATCTGGATGAAAGTTCGCTAGTCCGAACAAGTGGTGGTGACCTTAGTGCAGAGGACAGAGAACTGTTGACAGCTTATCATCACAGCTTTGATGATGAAAAAGTGGATCTGGACCTCATTATGCACTTGCTTTATAACATCTGTCATAGTTGTGAAACTG GagcaattttaatatttcttcctgGATATGATGAGATAGTTAGCCTGAGGGACCGTATTCTTTTTGATGACAGGAGATTTGCTGACAATGCTCACAG ATATCAGGTTTTCATGCTTCATTCAAATATGCAGACTTTGGATCAGAAGAAAGTGCTTAAAAGTCCACCTCCTGGAGTGCGCAAAATA ATTCTTTCTACAAATATTGCAGAAACCAGCATTACAGTCAATGATGTTGTATTTGTTATTGACTCAGGCAAGGTGAAAGAG AAGTCTTTTGATGCACTGAGTTGTGTTACAATGCTAAAAATGGTGTGGATTTCAAAAGCCAGTGCTATCCAGAGAAAAGGCAG ggcTGGGCGCTGTCAGCCTGGAGTCTGTTTTCGTCTCTTCAGTAAGCTCCGATTTGAGAATATGTTGGAATTTCAGACTCCAGAACTTCTAAGAATGCCACTTCAG GAGCTTTGTTTACACACAAAACTTCTGGCTCCAAGTAGTTGTTCAGTTGTTGACTTTCTTATGAAAGCTCCTGATCCTCCACCAGCTTTAATTGTGAAAAATGCTCTGCAAATGCTCAAG GCTATAGATGCCATGGACCCTTGGGAAGATCTCACTGAACTTGGTTATCATCTCACTGAATTGCCAGTGGAGCCACACCTGGGTAAAATGGTGTTGTGCGCTGTTGTTTTGAAGTGCCTGGATCCTGTTCTTACCATCGCTTGTGCTCTTGCCTACCGAGACCCTTTTGTGCTCCCCACGCTGGCCTCTCAGAAGCGTGCAGCCATGCTGTGCAGGAAACGTTTCACTGCGGGAACGTTCAGCGACCACATGGTGCTTCTCAGGGCTTTTCAG GCATGGCAAAAGGCACGCAGTGATGGCTGGGAGAGAGCCTTCTGTGAAAAGAACTTCTTGTCTCAAGCCACAATGCAAATCATCGCAGGAATGAGAACACAATTGCTTGGCCAGCTTAGAGCCTCAG gttttgttagAGCCAGAGGAGGAGCTGATATTAGAGATGTTAATGCTAATTCTGAAAACTGGGCTGTAGTTAAAGCTGCCTTAGTGGCTGGGATGTATCCCAATCTTGTGCATGTAGACAGAGGGAGCCTGGTTTTAACTGCaccaaaggagaagaaagtgcGATTTCATCCTACCTCTGTTCTCAGTCAACCTCAGTATAAAAAG ATTCCCCCAGTGAATGGCCAAAGTGCAGCTGTTCAGGCACTCCCTACAGACTGGCTTATATACGACGAAATGACGAGAGCTCACAGGATAGCAAACATCAGGTGCTGTTCTGCTGTAACGCCCATCACTGTGGCACTCTTCTGCGGGCCAGCTAGGTTACCAAGTAATGCTTTACAGGCATCTTCATCCTGTCAAG GAGATGGGGTATCCAGTGATAGCAGTGACAGTGAGATGGAGGACAGAAAGACTTCTAATGTATCACTACTGAAGCTAGATGAATGGCTCAACCTCAAACTGGACTCTGAA GCTGCTGGTTTGCTGTTGCAACTCAGACAAAAGTGGCATAGCTTATTTCTGCGTCGTATGCGAGCTCCGTCTAAATCGTGGTCTCAAGTTGATGAAGCAACTGTAAGAGCAGTTGTAGCTGTTTTAACTGCTGAAGAACAGTCTGCAGGTTTGCAGCAGCCTTCAGGAATTGGTCAGAGACCAAGACCTATGGCTTCTGAAGATCATCTTTTAGCATCTGCATGGAGGTCAACTAACAGCAGAAAAAGTACAGCAGAAACTGAATTCTCTGACTCCTCTAATGCTGAAAA AGTTCTAATGAAGTCTCCACGTCCCATGCTTCATCAGCCAAAGCAGTACAAACGAAGAAACATTTTGCACTCCAAACAAACTTCAGATGACAGATCAGATCAGTCATCAATGAAGTCTGCAGACAGCAGTAGCTTCCCTAGCCCCTGTGCTAGCCCATCGTCTCCAATATCTGGAAAG GGGTCTAAATCACCTTCACCAAGACAATATATGCCAGTTCGGTACTTTATAATGAAAAGTAGCAACTTCCAGAACATTGATATTTCTCAGCAGAAGGGTATATGGTCCACTACGCCAAGTAACGAACGAAAACTGAATGGAGCCTTTTGGGAGAGCGTAGTttacttaatattttctgttcaagGGTCTGGACACTTCCAG GGTTTTGCTAGAATGGGTTCATCAATAGGATGTGAGAAAAGTCAGGACTGGGGATCTGCTGGATTTGGAGGTGTATTTAAGGTGGAGTGGATACGCAAAGAAAGCATTCCTTTTCCGTTTGCACACCATTTGCTCAACCCTTGGAATGGCAATAAGAAAGTACAAATAAGCAGAGATGGCCAG GAGCTGGAACCACAAGTTGGAGAGCAGTTGCTGCAGCTTTGGGACCATAttcctttggaaggaaaaagctCAACTGATTAA
- the LOC116438273 gene encoding uncharacterized protein LOC116438273 → MELVEEEGKKPLETNVHQSLFSLFRHLRDKNQFVAEVRTSEKLVSNLEVPTIVRDMYQWLSFITDVSIEHRLDKTLQEMTLAETHDVVVTLLRCAPSCDRAAVTMWRGIVSSSRTAEKVLPELLCVLEDWPLHSTSTSDNDNSDVFSLAATRALWEIIHLPQCPEVLIMYIPRLFVALLFQVFSSTEKMPAEVKAFWRRCQHKHCLPTHPKRCSFLVLPSPQCPWSWGQDSWHDLGFALHTDLHC, encoded by the exons ATGGAGTTGGtagaggaagagggaaaaaagcctcTAGAGACAAATGTACACCAGAGCCTGTTCTCATTGTTCCGCCACTTGCGTGACAAGAACCAGTTTGTGGCAGAGGTTAGAACTTCTGAAAAGCTGGTGTCCAATTTGGAG GTGCCGACCATTGTGAGGGACATGTACCAATGGCTCTCATTCATCACGGATGTGTCTATTGAGCACAGACTGGATAAGACCCTGCAGGAGATGACCCTTGCAGAGACACATGATGTGGTGGTGACCCTCCTGCGGTGTGCCCCATCATGTGACAG agctgctgtgaccATGTGGAGGGGGATTGTCTCCTCAAGCAGAACTGCAGAGAAggtgctgccagagctcctCTGTGTGCTGGAGGACTGGCCGCTGCACAGCACATCCACCTCCGATAACGACAACTCAGATGTCTTTTCCCTGGCC GCAACCAGAGCACTGTGGGAGATCATTCACCTGCCCCAGTGCCCAGAGGTATTGATTATGTATATCCCCCGCCTCTTTGTGGCCCTGCTCTTCCAAGttttctccagcacagagaagaTGCCAGCGGAGGTCAAGGCCTTCTGGAGGCGATGCCAGCACAAGCACTGCCTGCCCACCCACCCCAAAAGGTGCTCCTTTCTGGTCCTCCCATCTCCTCAAtgcccttggagctggggcCAGGATTCCTGGCATGacctgggctttgctctgcacACAGATTTGCACTGCTGA